In Nostoc edaphicum CCNP1411, a genomic segment contains:
- a CDS encoding IS1380 family transposase — protein MIQPATRSLPKQFKFEQPKSPPVVVNFQGGQVTSDAGLSLIAEIDRKLQITSQFAQCFQDYRKPYRIDHSIENLIKQRIYGLIMGYEDLNDHEELRHDPMFALALGKRIGVEDEPATLAGKSTLNRLEHCPEDVEQGADSRYHKIGHSSAEIESLFVSIFLKSYLKEPRKIILDLDVTDDLVHGNQEQVFFNTYYGGYCYAPLYIFCGKHLLAAKLRPSNVDPAFGALEELQRVIKQIRQQWQNVEILVRGDSAYSREDIMTWCESLPGVDYVFGLARNSRLIQMATTTQNRAKLEFEQKLSTVVSFLETVFKPDEQLSELACDLIDNSIWHKSLDYQTRESWSRSRRVVCKVEYGAKGTNIRFVVTSLPTNKVPPSQLYRQKYCKRGEMENRFKEQQLELFSDRTSTHTFAGNQLRLWFSSLAYILMNALRQQCLAKTELQNAQVGTIRTKLLKLGALITVSSRRILIAITSSCPYKHLFAAAYRCLKFLTNTA, from the coding sequence ATGATTCAACCAGCAACGCGATCGCTCCCAAAACAGTTCAAATTTGAGCAACCAAAATCGCCGCCAGTTGTAGTTAATTTCCAGGGTGGACAGGTAACATCCGATGCAGGTTTAAGCTTAATTGCTGAAATAGACAGAAAACTGCAAATCACATCACAGTTTGCACAGTGTTTCCAAGATTACCGAAAGCCTTATCGGATTGACCATTCAATAGAAAACTTAATCAAGCAACGGATATACGGGTTGATCATGGGATACGAAGACTTAAATGACCATGAAGAATTACGTCATGATCCGATGTTTGCTTTAGCATTAGGAAAAAGAATTGGAGTAGAGGATGAACCTGCAACATTAGCAGGTAAGAGTACATTAAATAGGCTGGAACATTGCCCTGAAGATGTAGAACAAGGAGCAGATAGTCGTTACCATAAAATTGGGCATTCTTCAGCAGAAATTGAAAGCCTATTTGTAAGTATATTTTTAAAATCTTACTTAAAAGAACCACGAAAAATTATTTTGGACTTAGATGTAACCGATGATTTAGTACACGGCAATCAGGAGCAAGTTTTCTTCAATACTTATTACGGAGGATACTGTTATGCTCCACTTTATATTTTCTGTGGAAAACATTTGTTAGCAGCCAAACTTAGACCTTCTAATGTAGACCCAGCATTTGGGGCGTTAGAAGAGTTGCAGAGAGTCATTAAACAAATACGTCAACAGTGGCAGAATGTTGAGATTTTAGTACGAGGAGATAGTGCCTATTCCAGAGAGGATATAATGACATGGTGTGAGTCGCTCCCTGGAGTTGACTACGTTTTTGGATTGGCGCGAAACAGTCGTTTAATTCAAATGGCTACGACGACTCAAAATAGAGCGAAGCTTGAGTTTGAGCAGAAATTATCAACAGTAGTTTCATTCTTAGAAACTGTATTTAAACCAGATGAACAACTTTCCGAACTTGCTTGTGACCTGATTGATAACTCAATTTGGCATAAGTCGTTAGACTATCAGACTCGTGAATCTTGGAGTCGTAGCCGTCGTGTTGTTTGTAAGGTTGAATATGGAGCAAAGGGGACTAATATTCGTTTTGTTGTTACAAGTCTTCCTACCAATAAAGTACCTCCTAGTCAACTTTATAGACAAAAATACTGTAAGCGCGGGGAGATGGAAAATCGCTTTAAAGAACAACAACTAGAACTTTTTAGTGATAGAACAAGTACCCACACATTTGCGGGAAATCAGTTGCGTTTGTGGTTCTCTTCTCTTGCTTATATTTTGATGAATGCATTGCGTCAACAATGTTTAGCTAAAACCGAACTACAAAATGCTCAAGTTGGAACTATTCGGACAAAATTATTGAAGTTAGGAGCCTTAATTACTGTAAGCTCGCGGCGAATTTTAATTGCGATTACAAGCTCTTGTCCGTATAAACATCTCTTTGCTGCTGCTTACAGATGCTTAAAATTTCTGACTAATACCGCTTAA
- a CDS encoding WGR domain-containing protein gives METYLVFVDAIHNSNKFWSAKVEDGNLTVQWGRVGYKAQTKVHTLGNHQRAVSKFNNLVAEKMMKGYRRSQSQIDSNCEVSEINRAIELLEIIRPYVEQRNFSVAYINALNQYLLIVPTPLGMQIEPYRVYRSVEDVDYQMRLLNSLLTTPAPQVAAVAVGHASEATAEPKVVSLKTISKNFWRHL, from the coding sequence ATGGAAACCTATTTAGTCTTTGTAGACGCAATTCATAACAGCAACAAGTTCTGGAGCGCAAAAGTTGAAGATGGTAATTTAACAGTGCAGTGGGGCAGAGTCGGTTATAAGGCGCAAACCAAAGTCCACACATTAGGCAATCATCAGAGAGCGGTAAGTAAATTCAACAATCTAGTAGCCGAAAAGATGATGAAAGGCTACAGAAGAAGTCAGTCACAAATCGACAGTAATTGTGAAGTTTCTGAAATCAACAGAGCGATTGAATTACTAGAGATTATCCGTCCTTATGTAGAGCAGAGAAATTTTTCAGTTGCTTATATCAATGCCCTAAATCAATATCTTTTGATTGTCCCAACACCTTTGGGTATGCAAATTGAACCATACAGAGTATATCGCTCAGTAGAAGATGTTGATTATCAAATGAGATTGCTTAATTCTTTGTTAACCACACCCGCACCACAAGTCGCTGCGGTGGCTGTTGGTCATGCCTCTGAAGCGACAGCAGAACCCAAGGTAGTCAGTCTCAAGACTATCAGTAAGAACTTCTGGCGACATTTGTAA
- a CDS encoding AAA family ATPase, translating to MNLSNLLSTLDSQIPIAALDVLSPDEATIIQWLTAEANNKLSCPVFFWNLGVSTLEQCLIAADGGLVFKPVAEYKKPPHADPLLFVFDYIANFSGNGVFILGDIHPFIAKNSPQLSWEILSKVKNLYHRLKPTDKRIVLLGQNIQLHESLVRLIPYCEVPLPSIDQILEHITSYLHDLQQSAREQELTFTITLENAEFETLSRAALGLTLEEISDFLRLTVKENLTNHGVVVDADFIPKAVEYKTRLLSQMGIELGKPATIPFGGLDLLREWLMRRRRLFTQEARSLSLPQPKGVLLAGPPGTGKSHCAKNIASILNLPLLQLDIASLLGSLVGESEGNVRRALKTAEAIAPCVLFIDEVEKALSGQGDTSGVSQRILGTLLTFMAECTAGVFIVATCNDPSALPSEFKRKGRFDESFFVDLPTEPERVQILGIHLQRFGIHLESEYLEAIAANTAKFSGAELETLASEAALLAFDEDRPQQVTLADLETCRQTITPLAIQDAAAVERMQAWASTARRASSPVVAAKTQSLRAAKFRNMN from the coding sequence ATGAACCTCTCAAATCTTCTCTCCACGCTCGATTCACAAATCCCGATCGCAGCACTTGATGTTCTGTCTCCTGATGAAGCGACGATTATTCAGTGGTTGACTGCTGAAGCTAACAATAAGCTCTCATGTCCAGTTTTCTTCTGGAATCTGGGAGTATCAACCTTAGAACAATGTTTAATCGCAGCAGATGGGGGATTGGTGTTTAAGCCCGTTGCAGAGTACAAAAAACCACCACACGCTGATCCACTACTATTTGTATTCGACTACATTGCTAACTTTAGCGGAAATGGTGTATTTATCCTCGGAGATATTCACCCCTTTATTGCTAAGAACTCACCCCAATTATCATGGGAGATTTTATCCAAAGTTAAAAACCTTTACCACAGGTTAAAACCCACAGATAAACGCATTGTCTTGTTGGGTCAGAACATACAATTACACGAATCCTTAGTCAGATTAATTCCTTATTGCGAAGTTCCTTTACCTAGTATTGACCAAATACTTGAGCATATCACTTCTTATTTGCATGACCTACAACAGTCTGCTAGAGAGCAAGAATTGACTTTCACTATTACGCTAGAAAATGCTGAATTTGAAACTCTTTCTCGTGCAGCGTTAGGTTTAACTTTAGAAGAAATTAGTGATTTCCTTCGGTTAACAGTCAAAGAAAACTTAACTAATCATGGTGTCGTCGTTGACGCTGATTTTATCCCCAAAGCTGTCGAGTACAAAACTCGGCTACTCTCTCAAATGGGTATCGAGTTGGGTAAACCAGCTACCATTCCTTTTGGCGGTTTGGATCTACTGCGTGAGTGGCTGATGAGGCGGCGGCGACTATTCACACAAGAGGCGCGAAGTCTTAGCTTACCCCAACCCAAAGGGGTGTTGCTGGCTGGCCCACCCGGAACAGGAAAATCCCACTGTGCCAAAAACATCGCTAGCATACTCAATCTACCACTTCTGCAACTCGATATTGCGTCCCTTTTGGGCAGTCTGGTAGGTGAGTCTGAGGGGAATGTCAGACGTGCTTTGAAAACTGCCGAGGCGATCGCACCTTGTGTCTTGTTTATTGATGAGGTCGAAAAAGCACTTTCAGGTCAGGGCGATACAAGCGGTGTTTCTCAACGCATCTTGGGTACTTTGCTTACGTTCATGGCTGAATGCACTGCTGGGGTGTTTATAGTTGCAACCTGCAATGACCCATCAGCACTACCAAGTGAATTCAAGAGGAAGGGAAGATTTGACGAATCTTTCTTTGTTGATCTACCCACAGAACCGGAGCGTGTACAGATTCTAGGGATTCATCTACAACGCTTTGGCATTCATCTGGAATCGGAGTACCTCGAAGCGATCGCTGCCAATACCGCGAAATTTTCAGGGGCAGAACTGGAAACCCTTGCTTCAGAAGCTGCTCTGCTGGCATTCGATGAGGATAGACCGCAGCAGGTAACACTTGCTGACCTCGAAACCTGCCGTCAAACCATTACCCCGCTTGCGATTCAGGATGCGGCGGCAGTTGAAAGAATGCAAGCATGGGCATCCACCGCACGACGGGCTAGTAGTCCTGTGGTTGCAGCGAAAACTCAGTCTTTGCGTGCTGCTAAGTTTCGGAATATGAACTGA
- a CDS encoding DUF2997 domain-containing protein, protein MERSILIHFDSATGEVRVEAEGFEGVSCLLATQPFEEALGVVGDRRFKDEAQTQQLRTTSTHQTRLRQ, encoded by the coding sequence ATGGAACGTTCAATACTGATTCATTTTGACAGCGCTACAGGTGAAGTTCGCGTGGAGGCGGAGGGGTTCGAGGGAGTGAGTTGTTTATTAGCTACGCAACCATTTGAAGAAGCACTTGGAGTTGTGGGCGATCGCAGGTTTAAGGATGAAGCTCAAACCCAACAACTTCGTACAACTTCAACTCACCAAACCAGACTCAGACAGTAA
- a CDS encoding DUF1257 domain-containing protein: MSHFSTVKTKLSNHECLVQALTDLNLSPQVHQTAQSLKGYYGGSQGQSAEIIVSGRTIKARADIGFKWNQSSGVYDVIHDSYETVPKLGQDFFSNKLMLAYGKHLVRAKAAELQEKFGECAIAEETNGSVQTLRLTFAGHQEVKQFARR; the protein is encoded by the coding sequence GTGTCGCATTTCTCAACAGTTAAAACCAAATTAAGCAATCACGAGTGTTTGGTGCAAGCTCTCACGGATCTAAACCTATCACCACAAGTTCACCAAACAGCACAATCACTAAAAGGATACTATGGTGGCTCTCAAGGACAAAGTGCTGAAATCATCGTATCTGGTCGCACCATAAAAGCCCGTGCAGACATCGGTTTCAAATGGAATCAGTCAAGTGGTGTGTACGACGTAATACACGACAGTTATGAAACAGTTCCGAAGTTGGGACAAGACTTTTTTAGTAATAAACTAATGCTGGCTTATGGTAAGCATTTGGTTCGTGCTAAAGCCGCCGAGTTACAAGAAAAATTTGGTGAATGTGCGATCGCTGAAGAAACCAACGGGAGCGTGCAAACTCTACGGCTGACTTTTGCCGGACATCAAGAAGTTAAACAATTTGCACGGAGATAA
- a CDS encoding DUF5895 domain-containing protein codes for MTAFDFDSAEHKAYEKTPAAKSIPSPAGIWIAYENQQLAGWYENKELVGGKEYKVLTNKLDENDEKIGIPGALYRQPRILVIGRSPLLYGNDRKVIGVWRSSDGLDKNAYKFGRRYMVIFVDAQNLPLHIAPVQITAWGVFQVSFDQQLMAFRETCEQAYASFQGKHHQPKNLLWHSMWVFCPTLTTEKREKGGQTSNACVCSGYEKPTAPDWESYCIGKKPIAQEIALVHNSICDWWKKGLPNNNLPKHTSHALDRNQLMMESQRLIEALGWKEEKGKQFLIDNYGKKGRQSLTNEEFANFVNKLQSMQANYDDEVGYWEDVPS; via the coding sequence ATGACAGCTTTTGACTTTGATTCTGCTGAACATAAAGCCTACGAAAAGACCCCAGCAGCCAAAAGTATTCCTTCACCCGCAGGCATTTGGATTGCTTACGAAAATCAACAATTAGCAGGATGGTACGAAAATAAAGAACTAGTTGGTGGGAAAGAGTATAAAGTTCTTACTAACAAGTTGGACGAAAACGATGAAAAGATAGGCATTCCTGGCGCTCTTTATAGACAACCACGAATACTTGTGATTGGGCGATCGCCTCTGCTATACGGAAACGATAGAAAGGTGATTGGAGTTTGGCGTAGCAGTGATGGTTTGGACAAGAACGCCTACAAATTCGGTAGGCGGTATATGGTGATTTTCGTCGATGCCCAAAATCTACCTCTTCATATCGCACCAGTACAAATAACTGCTTGGGGAGTGTTTCAAGTTTCGTTTGATCAACAACTAATGGCATTCCGTGAAACCTGCGAACAAGCTTATGCAAGTTTTCAAGGCAAACATCACCAACCGAAGAATTTACTTTGGCATTCGATGTGGGTATTTTGTCCCACATTGACAACAGAGAAACGTGAGAAAGGGGGGCAAACTTCCAATGCCTGTGTATGTAGTGGATACGAAAAGCCAACTGCGCCAGACTGGGAAAGTTATTGTATTGGCAAGAAACCAATAGCTCAAGAAATTGCCCTTGTGCATAATTCCATCTGCGATTGGTGGAAAAAAGGATTGCCTAACAATAACTTACCAAAGCATACGTCTCATGCACTTGATCGCAATCAATTGATGATGGAGTCGCAACGATTGATTGAAGCTTTAGGTTGGAAAGAGGAAAAGGGCAAACAGTTTCTCATAGACAATTATGGTAAAAAAGGAAGGCAGTCACTAACTAACGAAGAATTTGCTAACTTCGTCAACAAATTGCAGTCTATGCAAGCAAATTATGATGATGAAGTTGGTTACTGGGAGGATGTGCCTTCTTAA
- a CDS encoding DUF5131 family protein, protein MSTNIQWCDETWNVIVGCSRVSGSPGCARCYAAKAAKSPRLQQFPQYQTVSNWDGTVEFVKSQLIKPLSWKKPKRIFVCSMADLFHANVPDEWIHQVMAVVALSPQHTFQILTKRPERMKEYFSQQSLWGKWYEAAKENLWDAVSEKFGELINLQQYFIDQPFPLPNVWLGTSTENQQMANERIPILLQIPCSVRFLSCEPLLEEIDLRQGGAIQKLISDSYEWELVNEDIQWIVVGGESGPKFQTMPHRMD, encoded by the coding sequence ATGTCTACAAATATACAATGGTGTGACGAAACCTGGAATGTAATTGTTGGCTGTTCACGGGTTTCTGGAAGTCCTGGCTGTGCGCGATGCTATGCAGCGAAAGCTGCCAAATCCCCACGACTTCAACAATTCCCCCAGTATCAAACTGTTAGTAATTGGGATGGCACAGTTGAATTTGTCAAATCTCAACTTATTAAACCATTGTCTTGGAAAAAGCCGAAAAGAATTTTTGTATGCTCAATGGCTGATTTGTTTCACGCCAATGTCCCTGATGAATGGATTCATCAAGTAATGGCTGTTGTTGCTCTTTCACCTCAGCACACTTTTCAAATCTTGACTAAGCGACCAGAAAGAATGAAGGAGTACTTTAGTCAACAATCACTATGGGGCAAGTGGTATGAAGCAGCCAAGGAAAATCTTTGGGACGCTGTTAGTGAGAAATTTGGAGAATTAATTAATCTTCAACAATATTTTATTGACCAACCATTCCCCTTACCAAATGTGTGGTTAGGAACCTCCACTGAGAATCAACAGATGGCGAACGAACGCATTCCAATTCTCTTGCAAATTCCCTGTTCTGTTCGGTTTTTATCTTGTGAGCCACTGCTTGAAGAAATCGATTTGAGGCAAGGAGGTGCAATTCAAAAATTAATCAGTGATTCCTACGAATGGGAATTAGTAAATGAAGATATCCAATGGATTGTTGTAGGGGGTGAGTCTGGACCCAAATTCCAGACCATGCCACATCGAATGGATTGA
- a CDS encoding helix-turn-helix domain-containing protein produces the protein MSVTSKIQSDSFSDGRKKRHIYIDSKLDDLPLTMEAFRVYCHLCRRAGCDNNAFPSYKSIGEACFRGSFPNSPTETLRRKAMAAVDELVCWNLITKATKKKLDGSPSSNQYRLTDIDDWFTEATKQSSLTRGKAKTSSGGTLGVVLGEHQGGDGGTLGVVMGEHQGSDGGTLGVVMGEHQGSAGGTPKVYPTKDYPIEVHPLTAPTAVMRYSSSN, from the coding sequence ATGAGTGTAACATCAAAAATACAGAGCGATAGCTTCAGCGACGGCAGAAAGAAACGCCATATATACATCGATAGTAAGTTGGATGATTTACCACTAACAATGGAGGCATTTCGGGTTTACTGCCACCTGTGCCGCCGTGCCGGTTGTGATAATAACGCCTTCCCTTCCTATAAATCTATAGGTGAAGCTTGTTTCCGTGGTTCTTTCCCGAACTCACCGACTGAAACTTTACGGCGAAAAGCGATGGCAGCAGTCGATGAGCTTGTTTGTTGGAATCTGATTACTAAAGCCACAAAAAAAAAGTTAGACGGTTCGCCATCATCAAATCAATACAGACTCACAGATATTGACGATTGGTTTACCGAAGCAACTAAACAATCTAGTTTGACTAGAGGGAAAGCGAAGACCAGTAGCGGGGGAACACTAGGGGTAGTGTTGGGGGAACACCAGGGTGGTGATGGGGGAACACTAGGGGTAGTGATGGGGGAACACCAGGGTAGTGATGGGGGAACACTAGGGGTAGTGATGGGGGAACACCAGGGTAGTGCTGGGGGGACACCCAAAGTATATCCAACTAAAGATTATCCAATTGAAGTCCATCCACTTACAGCACCTACGGCTGTTATGAGGTACAGTAGCAGCAACTAG
- a CDS encoding transposase — MDETGVLLGLARTHARSQMGTRAYSLNPFYRGSKVTVIGAISLKKVVALMTMNGSMDGIAFELFIEKFLVPHLWSGAVVVMDNLSAHKLDSIVPMIEAVGAKVICLSSYSPDFNPIELWWSQLKSFLRNFAPTTTEMVDKLISVALDLINPQHLRNWFASCCYCTS, encoded by the coding sequence TTGGATGAAACTGGTGTCCTACTTGGGTTAGCGAGGACTCATGCCCGTTCACAAATGGGAACAAGAGCTTACTCTCTTAACCCCTTCTATAGAGGCTCAAAAGTTACAGTAATTGGAGCAATTAGTCTTAAAAAAGTAGTTGCATTAATGACAATGAATGGTTCAATGGATGGCATTGCATTTGAATTATTTATTGAGAAGTTTTTAGTACCACATTTATGGTCAGGAGCAGTAGTGGTGATGGATAATTTATCCGCACATAAACTAGATTCAATTGTGCCAATGATTGAAGCTGTAGGTGCGAAAGTTATTTGTTTATCCTCATACTCCCCCGATTTTAATCCAATTGAATTATGGTGGTCACAACTTAAATCTTTTTTACGCAATTTTGCTCCAACTACAACAGAAATGGTTGATAAACTAATCTCAGTTGCACTCGACTTAATAAATCCTCAACATTTAAGAAACTGGTTTGCTAGTTGCTGCTACTGTACCTCATAA
- a CDS encoding helix-turn-helix domain-containing protein, whose product MKSYSVDLREKIVAAHLQKNISIRKVANIFSVSKSLVQKLVKQQKLEGNLQSKPRGKPQFSHLTNADIELRELVESYPDATLIELCELFADKTGNWVGQSAMCRALQKLGLNRKKKRSGVPKLLLRESCI is encoded by the coding sequence ATGAAGTCATACTCTGTCGATCTTCGAGAAAAAATAGTTGCAGCACATCTTCAAAAAAATATCTCAATCAGAAAAGTAGCTAACATATTTTCCGTCTCAAAAAGTTTAGTTCAAAAGCTTGTAAAACAACAAAAACTTGAAGGAAATTTACAATCCAAGCCGCGAGGAAAGCCACAATTTAGTCATCTAACAAATGCTGACATAGAGTTGAGAGAATTAGTTGAATCATATCCAGATGCAACATTGATAGAGTTGTGTGAATTATTTGCAGACAAGACTGGTAATTGGGTAGGTCAAAGTGCAATGTGTCGGGCGTTACAGAAATTAGGATTAAATCGTAAAAAAAAACGAAGCGGAGTACCCAAGCTCTTACTGAGAGAGTCCTGCATTTAA